A genome region from Sardina pilchardus chromosome 22, fSarPil1.1, whole genome shotgun sequence includes the following:
- the LOC134070216 gene encoding somatostatin receptor type 5-like → MMTDHFSSSFSPLSIAMETDPLGGEAAGGNATDASTSSGNFSGPPPPFENSWSVATALISLGVFLCGLVGNTLAIYVVLRYAKMKTVTNTYILNLAVADQLFILGMPFLTAQNVLSYWPFGDFMCRLVMTTDSINQFTSTFCLTVMSVDRYLAVVHPIRSQRWRRPRVAKGISALVWTLAVLVVLPVGIFSSAQNRHNSCNVNWPEPKALWDTVFIIYTVTLGFLLPLLIICLCYLLIVIKVKSAGVRAGLTKRRRSERKVTRMVVVIVVVFVLCWLPFFIMNIWNLVSILPEDSLTAAAYFFTVTLTYVNSCANPLLYGFLSENFRQSFRKVLCLHQARGAVAHGDTGCPGPAAGKSRGGGGGGGGGGGGGGGGAGFLTRNRPDFNGHAQNTQEVCLEVCENSNRELLSTEQHPNRQSTAEPQIISQSTI, encoded by the exons ATGATGACGGatcatttctcctcctccttctctcctctctccatcgctATGGAAACGGACCCTCTGGGCGGCGAGGCGGCGGGGGGGAACGCCACGGACGCGTCGACGTCGAGCGGGAACTTCTCGGGTCCGCCGCCGCCCTTCGAGAACTCGTGGAGCGTGGCGACCGCGCTGATCTCGCTCGGCGTCTTCCTGTGCGGCCTGGTGGGCAACACGCTGGCCATCTACGTGGTCCTGCGCTACGCCAAGATGAAGACCGTCACCAACACCTACATCCTCAACCTGGCCGTCGCCGACCAGCTCTTCATCCTCGGCATGCCCTTCCTCACCGCGCAGAACGTGCTCTCCTACTGGCCCTTCGGCGACTTCATGTGCCGCCTCGTCATGACCACCGACTCCATCAACCAGTTCACCAGCACCTTCTGCCTGACG gtgaTGAGCGTGGACCGCTACCTGGCCGTGGTGCACCCCATCCGCTCGCAGCGCTGGCGGCGCCCCCGTGTGGCCAAGGGCATCAGTGCGCTGGTGTGGACGCTggcggtgctggtggtgctgcccGTGGGCATCTTCTCCAGCGCCCAGAACCGCCACAACTCCTGCAACGTCAACTGGCCCGAGCCCAAGGCCCTGTGGGACACCGTCTTCATCATCTACACCGTCACGCTGGGCTTTCTGCTGCCCCTGCTCATCATTTGCCTCTGCTACCTGCTCATCGTCatcaag GTGAAGTCTGCGGGCGTGCGTGCGGGGCTGACGAAGCGGCGGCGGTCGGAGCGGAAGGTGACGCGCATGGTGGTGGTGATCGTGGTGGTGTTCGTGCTGTGCTGGCTGCCCTTCTTCATCATGAACATCTGGAACCTGGTGTCCATCCTGCCCGAGGACAGCCTGACCGCCGCCGCCTACTTCTTCACCGTCACGCTCACCTACGTCAACAGCTGCGCCAACCCGCTGCTCTACGGCTTCCTGTCCGAGAACTTCCGCCAGAGCTTCCGCAAGGTGCTGTGCCTGCACCAGGCCCGCGGGGCCGTCGCCCACGGCGATACAGGATGCCCCGGCCCGGCGGCAGGCAAGAgccgagggggaggaggaggaggaggaggaggaggaggaggaggaggaggaggagcggggtTCCTGACACGGAACCGGCCCGACTTCAACGGACACGCGCAGAACACCCAg GAGGTGTGTCTGGAGGTGTGTGAGAACTCCAATCGAGAGCTCCTCTCCACAGAGCAACATCCCAACCGCCAATCAACAGCCGAACCGCagatcatcagccaatcaactATCTGA